A part of Mucilaginibacter defluvii genomic DNA contains:
- a CDS encoding inorganic phosphate transporter gives MVTTLLVVVICLAIIFDFINGFHDAANSIATIVSTKVLTPFQAVLWAALFNFLAFIAVRYFGFHGGNFEVANTVAKTVLEEFITMKVVLAGLVAAITWNLITWWFGIPSSSSHTLIGGFAGAGMTNAAFLGVNAFKAVNTSVVLKTVAYIFLAPFIGLFIAYVITIIILYICKNARPASAERWFRTGQLISSAALSFAHGGNDAQKVMGIIYVALFSSQVIQNGDPMPTWIPVACYSAIALGTLSGGWKIVKTMGSKITKVTPLEGVSAETAGAVTLFITENLGIPVSTTHTITGSIIGVGLTKRVSAVRWGVTLNLVWAWIITIPISALIAAIVFTAVKYI, from the coding sequence ATGGTTACCACCCTGCTTGTAGTTGTAATTTGCCTGGCAATTATATTCGATTTTATAAATGGTTTTCATGATGCCGCAAACTCTATTGCTACCATTGTATCAACCAAAGTATTAACGCCTTTTCAGGCGGTGCTTTGGGCGGCTTTGTTTAACTTTCTTGCCTTTATCGCAGTAAGATATTTTGGCTTTCACGGGGGCAACTTTGAAGTAGCCAACACCGTTGCCAAAACCGTACTCGAAGAGTTTATTACCATGAAGGTAGTATTAGCCGGTTTAGTTGCCGCTATTACCTGGAACCTGATTACCTGGTGGTTTGGTATCCCTTCAAGCTCGTCGCACACGCTGATTGGCGGTTTCGCCGGCGCGGGTATGACGAACGCTGCCTTTTTAGGGGTAAACGCTTTTAAGGCAGTTAATACATCCGTCGTGCTTAAAACTGTTGCGTATATATTTTTAGCGCCATTTATAGGTTTATTTATAGCCTATGTTATTACCATTATTATTCTGTACATCTGCAAAAATGCACGCCCTGCCTCTGCCGAACGCTGGTTCAGAACAGGGCAGCTGATATCATCGGCCGCGTTAAGTTTTGCACATGGCGGTAATGATGCGCAAAAGGTAATGGGTATTATTTATGTAGCCCTGTTTTCATCGCAGGTAATACAAAACGGCGACCCAATGCCAACCTGGATCCCGGTAGCCTGTTACAGTGCCATCGCCTTAGGTACGCTGTCGGGTGGTTGGAAAATTGTGAAAACCATGGGTAGTAAAATTACCAAGGTTACCCCGCTTGAGGGTGTAAGTGCTGAAACCGCGGGCGCTGTTACCTTATTTATTACGGAAAACCTGGGCATACCGGTATCAACCACGCATACCATAACCGGTTCTATTATCGGTGTGGGCTTAACCAAACGCGTGTCGGCTGTACGCTGGGGTGTTACGCTTAACCTGGTATGGGCCTGGATCATTACTATCCCTATTTCAGCCCTTATTGCTGCTATCGTATTCACTGCAGTAAAATATATTTAA
- a CDS encoding DUF4197 domain-containing protein — protein MKKVLLIIPALIGMSVISGCDTLNQVAQTAGQTIGNPSAFEIASGLKQALEQGTTKSSEELSAQNGFFGNALIKLAFPPEAQKAEKTLRSIGLNSLCDNVILSLNRAAEDAAKEAKPIFINAIKQLTLQDATNILFGEKDAATQYFKRTTINQLAAKFKPVIQNSLTKVGATRYYGDAVTAYNKVPLVTKLNPDLSDYVTQKAIEGLFVEIAKEELNIRQNLSARSTTLMQRVFGYADSKKAKG, from the coding sequence ATGAAAAAGGTGTTACTTATCATCCCTGCACTTATTGGCATGTCCGTTATATCCGGCTGCGATACTTTGAACCAGGTAGCGCAAACTGCCGGGCAAACAATCGGCAATCCGTCAGCTTTTGAAATAGCTTCGGGACTAAAGCAAGCGCTTGAGCAGGGCACTACCAAGAGTTCTGAAGAGCTATCCGCTCAAAATGGCTTTTTCGGCAACGCGCTAATTAAGCTGGCTTTTCCGCCCGAAGCTCAAAAGGCAGAGAAAACCTTACGCTCGATAGGATTAAATTCGCTTTGCGATAATGTGATACTCTCCCTTAACCGCGCCGCTGAAGACGCTGCGAAAGAAGCGAAGCCCATTTTTATCAACGCTATAAAGCAGCTTACCTTACAGGATGCCACCAATATTTTATTTGGTGAAAAGGATGCGGCTACCCAATACTTTAAGCGCACTACCATTAACCAGCTTGCGGCCAAGTTTAAGCCGGTGATACAAAATAGCCTTACCAAAGTAGGCGCAACCCGCTATTATGGAGATGCGGTTACGGCCTACAATAAAGTTCCGCTGGTTACCAAGCTCAACCCCGACTTGAGCGACTATGTCACCCAAAAAGCTATTGAAGGTTTGTTTGTGGAGATAGCCAAAGAGGAACTGAATATACGCCAAAACCTATCTGCTCGCTCAACTACGCTCATGCAGCGGGTATTTGGTTACGCTGACAGTAAAAAAGCAAAAGGTTAA
- a CDS encoding serine hydrolase domain-containing protein has product MRKNQWGAMPCMLALFIMFNSACAQNPPMSAVTYLSEEKQTEQSTVLLNNESQLVPLKNLDSIKIASVNFSNTYATQFDSLLNKYAEVRSFNGADYLGQKTINDLAQDLKFYNTLVIQLTDIDLNNPQVINFIALNRKLKKVVIALFGNGNALAKLNNEQNPIIWSSRLTPMSAGYVAQAIFGGVPLSQKLQQTFSPKYVANSGFATLKTRLQYTIPEAAGINSNNLTEIDNIAAEAMRQQATPGCVVLVAKDGKVIFNKAYGYHTYSADEPDKIADIFDLASVTKIAATTMEVMRLTEQGKLSLDSTMGDYLPIARATNKNNIRVRELMLHQAGLVPYIPFHDRIKPTDHSGDSSAVFNTKVADGYYVRKGFYSDYMLPTMLKTGLRTRGQYEYSDLSMYFMKEIVESITAEPLNKYVQTEFYNKLGMQTAGFLPRNRFNVDRIIPTEDDTYFRHTLLEGYVHDQGAALAGGVSGHAGLFADANDLAILFQMMLNKGTYGGVKYFKPETVEQFTAKQSAVSRRGLGFDRWDPIATRHYPSELASDQTYGHTGYTGTCVWVDPKYNLVYIFLSNRVHPKVTEKLSSLRIRPRIQDVVYKAIEKGL; this is encoded by the coding sequence ATGAGAAAAAACCAGTGGGGCGCCATGCCCTGTATGTTAGCACTGTTTATAATGTTCAATTCGGCCTGCGCGCAAAACCCGCCCATGAGCGCCGTAACCTACCTGAGCGAAGAAAAGCAAACCGAACAAAGCACGGTATTGCTTAACAACGAAAGCCAATTGGTGCCGCTTAAAAACCTGGATAGTATAAAAATTGCCAGTGTAAATTTCTCAAACACATATGCCACACAGTTTGATAGCCTGCTGAACAAATACGCCGAAGTGCGTTCATTTAACGGTGCAGACTATCTTGGCCAAAAAACTATTAATGACCTGGCCCAGGATCTCAAGTTTTACAATACCCTCGTTATCCAGCTTACTGATATTGATCTGAACAATCCGCAGGTTATCAATTTTATAGCCCTTAACCGCAAGCTAAAAAAGGTGGTCATCGCATTATTCGGCAACGGCAACGCGCTGGCTAAATTAAATAATGAGCAAAACCCTATTATCTGGAGCAGCAGGTTAACACCAATGTCCGCAGGATATGTGGCACAAGCTATTTTTGGCGGCGTACCGCTATCACAAAAGCTACAGCAAACCTTTTCGCCCAAATATGTAGCCAACAGCGGCTTTGCTACACTTAAAACACGATTACAATACACCATACCCGAGGCAGCAGGGATAAATTCGAACAACCTGACCGAAATTGATAATATTGCCGCCGAGGCCATGCGCCAGCAGGCAACGCCGGGGTGTGTGGTATTGGTGGCCAAGGATGGTAAAGTGATCTTTAATAAGGCATACGGCTATCACACTTACAGCGCCGATGAGCCTGATAAAATCGCCGATATTTTTGACCTGGCATCCGTTACTAAAATTGCTGCGACCACCATGGAAGTGATGCGCCTTACCGAGCAGGGTAAGCTGAGCCTCGATTCTACCATGGGCGATTACTTGCCGATAGCTCGCGCCACTAATAAGAACAACATTCGCGTACGCGAACTGATGCTGCATCAGGCAGGTTTGGTGCCTTACATTCCGTTTCATGATCGTATAAAGCCTACGGATCATAGTGGCGATTCATCAGCGGTATTTAATACTAAAGTGGCTGATGGTTATTACGTGCGTAAGGGGTTTTATAGTGATTACATGCTGCCCACCATGCTTAAAACCGGTTTACGTACCCGCGGACAGTATGAGTACAGCGATCTGAGCATGTATTTTATGAAGGAGATCGTGGAATCTATCACGGCTGAACCTCTGAATAAATATGTACAAACCGAGTTTTATAACAAGCTGGGTATGCAAACCGCGGGCTTTTTGCCACGCAACAGGTTTAATGTTGACCGTATAATACCTACCGAGGATGATACCTATTTCAGGCATACCCTGCTCGAGGGTTATGTGCATGACCAGGGTGCGGCTTTAGCCGGCGGTGTATCAGGCCATGCGGGTTTATTTGCTGACGCGAATGACCTGGCCATATTGTTCCAGATGATGCTGAACAAAGGAACTTACGGTGGCGTAAAATATTTTAAACCCGAAACGGTAGAGCAGTTCACGGCTAAGCAATCAGCGGTTAGTCGACGGGGCTTGGGTTTTGACCGCTGGGATCCTATCGCAACCCGTCATTATCCATCCGAACTGGCATCAGATCAAACTTATGGACACACCGGTTATACCGGCACTTGTGTTTGGGTTGATCCGAAATATAACCTGGTGTACATCTTCCTGTCAAACCGGGTGCATCCAAAGGTTACCGAAAAATTATCCAGCTTGCGTATCCGCCCACGTATACAGGATGTGGTTTACAAAGCCATTGAAAAGGGTTTATAA
- the mutL gene encoding DNA mismatch repair endonuclease MutL: MPDIIQLLPDSVANQIAAGEVVQRPASAVKELIENAIDAGADKIQLILKDAGKSLIQVIDNGCGMSMTDARMCFERHATSKIRKADDLFAIRTMGFRGEAMASIAAIAQVELKSRRHEDELGTCITIEGSEVISQEPCATATGTSISVKNLFYNTPARRNFLKSNPVEMRHIIDEFQRVALANPQVFLTLHHDGQEVYHLPASGLKQRIVHLLGNNYNQRLVPVEEDTTIIKLHGFVGKPEFARRTRGEQFFFVNNRFIRDAYLNHAVLTAFEELLPEDSFPLYVLFIDIDPAKIDINVHPTKTEIKYQDEKAIYAIIRSAVKRALGKYNITPTIDFDQENSIGHLITEKPLGEIVPPTITVNPDFNPFASEVRQPAREEHPFLRDSNLTRSNGNGGGGSYRQAPIPQNWDTLYQISKREQAVQQDLHTEQLISVNEQDVNKASERQLFQVHNRFILSQIKSGFMLINQQAAHERVLYERFLQQLESHSGTSQQSLFPQSVTLNSSDFELLRELLPDIKSLGFDIREFGKNTVVVEGIPADLNNASEHELLEHLLEGFKNNQAVLKLNKRDNLARSLARNAAIKAGTKLSLEEMNLLIDQLFACQMPNVALNGKPVISTFTMNEILERFEK, from the coding sequence ATGCCCGATATTATACAGCTCTTACCCGATTCCGTTGCCAACCAGATTGCCGCAGGCGAGGTGGTGCAGCGCCCGGCGTCAGCTGTAAAGGAGCTGATAGAGAATGCCATTGATGCCGGGGCAGATAAGATACAGCTTATTTTAAAAGATGCCGGTAAGTCGCTGATCCAGGTGATTGACAATGGCTGTGGTATGAGCATGACCGACGCGCGCATGTGCTTTGAACGCCATGCCACGTCAAAAATCCGTAAGGCTGATGATCTGTTTGCCATTCGCACCATGGGTTTTAGGGGCGAGGCTATGGCATCCATAGCGGCCATTGCGCAGGTAGAACTAAAGAGCCGTCGACATGAGGATGAACTGGGTACGTGCATCACCATTGAAGGATCTGAAGTGATCAGCCAGGAACCCTGCGCTACTGCGACCGGTACATCCATCTCCGTGAAAAACCTGTTTTATAATACACCCGCCCGCCGTAACTTTTTAAAAAGTAACCCGGTGGAGATGCGCCATATTATCGACGAATTTCAACGCGTAGCGCTGGCTAACCCGCAGGTGTTTTTAACACTGCACCATGACGGGCAGGAAGTTTACCATTTGCCCGCGTCAGGCTTAAAACAGCGTATTGTACATTTGTTGGGTAACAACTACAACCAGCGTTTAGTGCCGGTTGAAGAAGACACCACTATTATAAAATTACATGGCTTTGTGGGCAAGCCTGAGTTTGCCCGCAGAACAAGGGGTGAACAATTCTTCTTTGTAAATAACCGCTTTATCCGCGATGCTTACCTTAACCATGCGGTGCTGACCGCTTTTGAGGAGTTGTTACCGGAGGATAGTTTTCCGTTATATGTGTTGTTTATTGATATCGACCCGGCTAAGATTGACATCAACGTGCATCCCACTAAAACTGAGATAAAATATCAGGACGAAAAAGCCATTTACGCCATCATCCGCTCAGCGGTAAAAAGGGCTTTAGGTAAGTATAACATTACGCCTACCATTGATTTTGACCAGGAGAACAGCATCGGCCACCTTATAACCGAAAAGCCGCTGGGCGAAATAGTACCGCCAACCATTACGGTAAATCCCGATTTTAACCCCTTTGCTTCTGAAGTAAGACAACCGGCGCGCGAGGAACACCCTTTTTTGCGCGACAGTAACTTAACCCGGAGCAATGGTAACGGAGGAGGAGGCAGCTACCGCCAGGCGCCCATACCGCAAAACTGGGATACGCTTTACCAGATCAGCAAGCGAGAGCAGGCCGTACAGCAGGATCTGCATACCGAGCAGCTGATAAGCGTTAACGAGCAGGATGTGAACAAGGCCAGCGAACGCCAGTTGTTCCAGGTACATAACCGTTTTATACTGTCGCAAATAAAATCAGGCTTTATGCTGATCAACCAGCAGGCGGCGCATGAGCGGGTTTTATACGAACGTTTTTTGCAGCAACTGGAAAGCCATTCGGGCACCAGCCAGCAAAGTCTTTTCCCGCAATCGGTTACACTAAACAGCAGCGATTTTGAGTTATTAAGGGAGTTGCTGCCTGATATAAAGTCACTGGGTTTTGATATACGTGAGTTCGGCAAAAATACGGTGGTGGTTGAGGGCATACCTGCCGACCTAAACAATGCCAGCGAGCACGAACTTTTAGAGCATTTGCTTGAAGGTTTTAAAAACAACCAGGCAGTTTTAAAGTTAAATAAACGCGATAACCTTGCCCGTTCATTGGCTCGTAACGCTGCCATAAAAGCGGGTACCAAGCTATCGCTCGAGGAAATGAATTTGCTGATCGATCAGCTTTTTGCCTGTCAGATGCCTAACGTGGCTCTGAACGGAAAACCGGTGATCAGCACCTTTACCATGAATGAAATTTTAGAGCGATTTGAAAAGTAA
- a CDS encoding rhomboid family intramembrane serine protease, translating to MQFNLTPAVKNLLIINVIFFIATISLKQLGLVEHLSAFYFDSPFFKFWQPITYLFMHGSFEHLLFNMIAVFMFGTVIEQTLGIKRFIEYYFITGLGALALHMFVQGLEVYSVLGSFTANTVNAGNVDDVAGLIKVRDIYSTPVLGASGAVFGILLAFGYLFPNAEVFIFFIPIPVKAKYVVTGYMLIELVLGVRNSPGDSVAHFAHIGGALFGFILLKIWGYRSSRNFY from the coding sequence ATGCAATTTAATCTTACCCCGGCGGTAAAAAACCTGCTCATAATTAATGTAATCTTCTTTATAGCAACCATAAGCCTAAAACAATTAGGTTTAGTTGAGCATCTGTCCGCATTTTATTTCGACTCGCCTTTTTTTAAATTTTGGCAACCTATAACGTACTTGTTCATGCATGGGTCATTTGAGCATTTATTGTTCAATATGATAGCTGTTTTTATGTTCGGAACTGTGATTGAGCAAACGTTAGGCATCAAGCGCTTTATAGAGTATTATTTTATTACAGGCTTAGGAGCACTTGCATTACATATGTTTGTACAAGGGCTGGAGGTTTACTCCGTACTCGGATCGTTCACTGCAAATACAGTTAACGCCGGCAATGTTGATGATGTAGCTGGGCTTATAAAAGTAAGAGATATTTATAGCACCCCTGTATTAGGCGCCTCAGGAGCAGTGTTTGGCATATTGCTCGCGTTTGGATATCTGTTTCCTAATGCCGAAGTATTTATTTTCTTTATTCCGATTCCTGTTAAAGCAAAATATGTAGTTACGGGTTATATGCTTATAGAGCTCGTTCTTGGTGTGCGTAATTCTCCGGGCGATTCAGTTGCGCATTTCGCACACATAGGTGGTGCGCTGTTCGGATTTATACTGCTGAAAATATGGGGTTACCGCAGCTCAAGGAATTTCTATTAA
- a CDS encoding rhomboid family intramembrane serine protease, which produces MTLWQNISYKIKYTQSKLFLLIGINVAVYLLINIPAVFEQLFVSGFGNSRIIAFSHEYLQLPAQFNELLHRFWTPVTYMFIHADIFHILFNMLWLYWMGQIFEEYLGHKRTIGLYLMGGLAGAFFFVLAFNTIPAFEGANASVVGASAGVMAIIIATATLLPDYTIHLFLFGPVKLKWLAIFYILIDFLSMAGSNAGGSIAHLGGALLGFIYIKRLQRGSDWVGNVNNLFKPKPKMRVVSKNPEKTASSYPAQDEIDRILDKISQSGYDNLTRQEKEVLFRASKDER; this is translated from the coding sequence ATGACACTCTGGCAAAATATATCTTATAAGATAAAATATACACAAAGTAAACTGTTCTTGCTGATCGGCATTAACGTGGCGGTTTATTTGCTGATTAACATACCAGCGGTGTTTGAACAGTTGTTTGTATCTGGTTTCGGAAATAGCAGGATTATTGCCTTCAGCCATGAATATTTACAACTGCCTGCCCAGTTCAATGAGTTATTGCATCGTTTTTGGACTCCGGTTACTTACATGTTTATACATGCCGATATTTTCCATATCCTGTTCAACATGCTGTGGCTATACTGGATGGGGCAAATATTTGAAGAATATCTGGGCCATAAGCGTACCATAGGCTTGTATTTGATGGGCGGATTAGCAGGAGCGTTCTTTTTTGTGTTAGCTTTTAATACCATACCGGCCTTTGAGGGCGCAAATGCGAGTGTTGTTGGCGCGTCCGCAGGAGTAATGGCTATTATTATTGCCACAGCCACCTTATTGCCTGATTATACCATCCATCTGTTTTTGTTCGGTCCGGTTAAATTAAAATGGCTGGCTATATTTTATATACTGATAGATTTTTTAAGCATGGCCGGTAGCAACGCAGGCGGTAGCATTGCCCATTTAGGGGGCGCGTTGTTAGGCTTTATCTATATAAAGCGCCTGCAACGTGGCAGCGATTGGGTGGGCAACGTTAACAACCTGTTTAAGCCGAAACCCAAAATGCGCGTGGTTTCAAAAAACCCCGAAAAAACTGCTTCATCCTACCCTGCACAGGACGAAATTGACCGTATATTAGACAAAATTTCACAATCGGGATATGACAACCTTACCCGCCAGGAGAAGGAAGTACTGTTCCGGGCCAGCAAGGATGAACGCTAA
- a CDS encoding endonuclease/exonuclease/phosphatase family protein — MNAKKKKASFFDRIFLWINILLCAALLISYLAPIINPAKSWVIAFFGLAYPFILLVNILIIIYWLFRRSRYAVISIVTIALGYNILFNNIGFRASGDSKATANSMRVLTYNVHNFKPYGFENDSATRHDILKLLAEQQADVITFQEFFTRKRGKYALTDSLTKLMQSSHYFFKPIHSSQQEDIGMAIFSKYPVLNTGSITFTSQNTDNQCIYADLDYKGRKIRIYNVHLQSVNFGPDDYRYLDTVSQKGKASMTASRRLGGKLKTAFIKRSEQVFKVKEHALACPHPYIIMGDFNDTPTSFAVNTMAKGLKNAFREKGSGIGRTYNGSFPNYQIDYILASPQFDIAGYRIIEKKLSDHYPLFSDVVLK; from the coding sequence ATGAACGCTAAAAAAAAGAAAGCCAGTTTTTTTGACCGCATTTTTTTGTGGATAAATATCCTGCTTTGCGCGGCGTTGCTTATTAGCTACCTGGCGCCTATAATTAATCCGGCTAAAAGTTGGGTAATCGCTTTTTTTGGGTTGGCCTACCCTTTTATACTGCTGGTCAACATTCTTATTATCATATACTGGTTATTCCGCCGAAGCCGTTATGCGGTCATATCAATTGTCACTATAGCACTCGGGTATAATATCCTGTTCAATAACATCGGTTTTCGGGCATCAGGCGATAGTAAAGCTACCGCTAACAGCATGCGGGTGCTTACTTATAATGTGCACAATTTTAAGCCATACGGTTTTGAGAACGATTCGGCTACACGGCATGATATTTTGAAACTTTTGGCTGAGCAGCAAGCCGATGTAATTACCTTCCAGGAGTTTTTTACCCGCAAGCGCGGCAAGTATGCCCTTACCGATTCGCTTACAAAGCTGATGCAAAGCAGCCACTATTTTTTTAAACCCATACATTCCAGTCAGCAGGAAGATATCGGCATGGCTATTTTCAGCAAATACCCGGTACTTAATACGGGTTCTATAACCTTTACCAGTCAAAACACTGATAATCAATGCATATATGCGGACCTGGATTATAAAGGTAGAAAGATAAGGATTTACAATGTTCACCTGCAATCGGTAAATTTTGGCCCCGATGATTACCGCTACCTGGATACCGTATCGCAAAAAGGTAAAGCCAGCATGACGGCCAGCCGCCGCCTTGGCGGTAAACTCAAAACCGCTTTTATAAAACGCAGCGAGCAGGTTTTTAAAGTAAAGGAACATGCCTTGGCTTGTCCGCATCCTTATATCATCATGGGCGATTTTAATGATACGCCCACATCATTCGCGGTTAACACCATGGCCAAAGGATTAAAAAATGCTTTCAGGGAAAAGGGGTCGGGCATTGGCCGTACCTACAACGGCAGTTTCCCCAATTACCAGATAGACTACATACTGGCCAGCCCGCAGTTTGATATTGCCGGTTATCGCATCATCGAAAAAAAATTATCTGATCATTATCCGCTCTTTAGCGATGTGGTGCTGAAATAA
- the cysS gene encoding cysteine--tRNA ligase, whose translation MKQNLFVYNTLTRKKEEFKPLNAPHVGMYVCGPTVYSDVHMGNCRTYISFDLIFRYLQHLGYKVRYVRNVTDAGHLEGDADEGEDKITKKAKLEKLEPMEVVQQYTVGFREVMKTFNTLPPSIEPTATGHIIEQIEMVKGILDKGLAYEVDGSVYFDVEKYNSSQDYGVLSGRNLEDMLNNTRTLGGQDEKHGKLDFALWIKAKPEHLMKWPSPWSVGFPGWHLECSAMSHKYLGDQFDIHGGGLDLVPTHHTNEIAQNMACCGKNPARYWVHANMLTVNGQKMSKSLGNSFLPHELFSGNNHILSKGYSPMMVRFFMLQAHYRSTLDFGNEAMEASEKGFKRLMNALSLLDGLKASPSTEVEIQPLIDRCYDAMNDDFNSPVLIAELFEASRIINSVHDNKLKIDTKNLELLKNMMRTFVFDVLGLKDEQTENDDLPKIMDFIVDLRNEAKVNKDYATSDKIRNGLQQIGFQLKDGKEGTTWSKA comes from the coding sequence ATGAAACAAAACTTATTTGTTTATAATACTTTAACACGTAAAAAAGAAGAATTTAAACCGCTTAACGCGCCTCACGTAGGCATGTACGTTTGCGGCCCAACTGTTTACAGCGATGTACACATGGGCAACTGCCGTACTTATATATCTTTCGATTTAATTTTCAGGTACCTGCAGCATTTGGGCTATAAAGTACGCTACGTTCGTAATGTTACTGATGCTGGCCACCTGGAGGGCGATGCTGACGAGGGGGAAGACAAAATTACCAAAAAAGCAAAGCTTGAAAAGTTGGAGCCTATGGAAGTGGTGCAGCAATACACGGTTGGCTTCAGAGAGGTAATGAAAACCTTTAACACCCTTCCGCCAAGCATTGAACCTACCGCCACCGGCCACATTATTGAGCAGATTGAGATGGTAAAAGGCATATTAGATAAAGGCCTGGCTTATGAGGTTGACGGATCGGTATATTTTGATGTAGAGAAATACAACAGCAGCCAGGATTACGGCGTACTTAGTGGCCGAAACCTGGAAGATATGCTGAACAATACCCGTACCCTGGGCGGGCAGGACGAAAAACACGGCAAACTTGATTTTGCCTTATGGATAAAAGCTAAACCGGAGCACCTGATGAAATGGCCGTCGCCCTGGAGTGTGGGCTTCCCAGGCTGGCACCTGGAGTGCTCGGCCATGAGCCATAAATACCTGGGCGATCAGTTTGATATCCACGGTGGCGGGTTGGATCTGGTGCCTACACACCATACAAATGAGATAGCGCAAAACATGGCTTGTTGCGGTAAAAATCCGGCGCGCTATTGGGTGCATGCCAATATGCTGACGGTTAACGGGCAAAAAATGTCAAAATCATTAGGTAACAGCTTTTTGCCGCATGAACTATTCTCAGGCAACAACCATATATTGAGCAAGGGCTACAGCCCGATGATGGTGCGCTTTTTTATGTTACAGGCACATTACCGTAGCACGCTCGATTTTGGTAACGAAGCCATGGAAGCATCCGAAAAAGGTTTTAAACGCCTGATGAATGCACTGAGTTTGCTCGACGGATTGAAAGCCAGCCCCTCGACTGAGGTGGAGATACAGCCACTGATTGACCGTTGCTATGATGCTATGAATGATGATTTTAATAGCCCGGTGTTGATTGCCGAGTTGTTTGAGGCATCGCGCATCATTAATTCGGTACATGATAACAAGCTGAAGATCGACACGAAAAATTTAGAGCTGCTTAAAAACATGATGCGCACCTTTGTGTTTGATGTTTTAGGTTTGAAAGACGAGCAAACTGAGAATGACGACCTGCCAAAAATAATGGACTTTATAGTTGACCTGCGTAATGAAGCCAAGGTAAATAAGGACTATGCCACGTCAGACAAAATACGCAACGGCTTGCAGCAAATAGGATTTCAGTTGAAAGACGGTAAGGAAGGTACTACCTGGAGCAAAGCTTAA
- a CDS encoding DUF4440 domain-containing protein, with the protein MKKLLLAAGILFTCNGFVAAQTASAQSGAPAEVKTVIAAENAFEKLIARKGIKDGFLAVADPEGIVFKPNAVKISEFYGTIAKQPGLLTWQPKFARISASGDLAFTAGPYIYQNSKKDDDKIYGEYVSIWRSDAQGKLKLLIDLGIQHPEPTKETIEDIKDPEAVKASASKDPFKGKNIILATDKQFNDALLKSTAGAYKEFLSPEGRYYFPGFEAMTGQDQVMRFVQNQAIYITGTTVNAGRSASSDLAYSYGTARIKKGNIVSNFNYVRVWEMDKRHKWNILLEIFSAVEN; encoded by the coding sequence ATGAAAAAACTACTATTAGCCGCTGGTATTCTGTTTACCTGTAATGGCTTTGTGGCAGCACAAACCGCAAGCGCGCAAAGTGGTGCACCGGCCGAAGTAAAAACCGTTATAGCCGCAGAAAATGCTTTTGAAAAACTGATAGCGCGCAAAGGCATTAAAGATGGCTTTTTAGCCGTTGCCGATCCGGAAGGTATTGTTTTTAAACCTAACGCGGTTAAAATAAGTGAGTTTTATGGCACTATTGCCAAGCAGCCGGGTTTACTTACCTGGCAGCCTAAATTTGCACGTATATCTGCCAGTGGCGACTTAGCCTTTACCGCAGGGCCATACATTTATCAAAACAGTAAAAAGGATGACGATAAAATATATGGCGAATACGTATCCATTTGGCGCAGCGATGCCCAAGGTAAATTAAAATTACTGATTGATCTGGGCATTCAGCACCCAGAACCTACGAAGGAAACTATTGAGGATATAAAAGATCCGGAAGCTGTTAAGGCTTCGGCAAGTAAAGATCCGTTTAAAGGAAAAAATATCATTCTGGCTACTGACAAGCAATTTAACGATGCGCTTTTAAAATCGACCGCCGGCGCTTATAAGGAGTTTTTAAGTCCGGAAGGCCGTTATTATTTCCCGGGCTTTGAAGCCATGACCGGGCAGGATCAGGTTATGCGCTTTGTGCAGAACCAGGCTATATATATTACAGGCACCACTGTTAACGCAGGCCGTTCAGCAAGCAGTGATCTGGCTTACAGCTACGGTACTGCCCGTATAAAAAAAGGCAACATCGTAAGTAACTTTAATTACGTACGCGTTTGGGAGATGGATAAGAGGCACAAGTGGAATATTTTATTAGAGATATTTTCGGCAGTAGAAAACTAA